Genomic window (Candidatus Limnocylindria bacterium):
CCGGCGGCCACCACCGGCAACAGGGACAGCACGTACGCCGAGTAGCGCTGCTGCGCGGTCAGCCCTCGGATGTCTCCGGCGACTCGCACCCGCTCGCGGATCGTCTGCGCGATCGAGTCGAGCACCTTGGCGAGGCTTCCGCCGATCTGGTGGTGCACGTTCACGGCGCTCACGATCAACTCGAGGTCCTCTGACGGGAGTCGGTCCGCGAGCCGTTCGAGCGCGTCCTCCTGCGATGCGCCAAGGCCGATCTCGCGCACGACGAGTCCGATCGCGCTTCGCGTCGGCTCCGGCGCTTCGCTCGTCACGTGCTCGAGAGCCTGCAGCAGGCTGTGCCCCGAGCGCACGGAGCTCGACAGGAGCGCGATCGTGTCGAGCAGCTGCGTCTCGAAACGGCGCTCGACGCGCCTCCGCCGCCAGTGGAGCCATGCGAGCGGCGCCGCCGCCGCGATGCCTCCGGCCAGGCCCCCGACAATGAGGAAGCCCGACCAGATCGCGCTGAGCGTGAAGGTAAGCAGGCTGAGCACGGCCATGGCGGCGATCACCTCGCCGATCGACACGTCGACCTGCGCTTGCGTGATCATCCGTCCAACATGCCGGACCAACCAGCGATTCCGGTCCCCGACGACCTGGCGCCTGATTCGCGCGCGTCGTCTGCCGCCGAGATCGAGCGCGAACCCGGATGCGGTGTCGGCCTGCACGAAGCCGCTGAGCCTGCGCGTCAGCGCACGGTGGCGAAGGTAGGCGGGCAACCACAGACCGAGGGCGAGGACGGCCATGGCCGCGCTGCCGAG
Coding sequences:
- a CDS encoding type II secretion system F family protein; its protein translation is MSSPLLVAFLGSAAMAVLALGLWLPAYLRHRALTRRLSGFVQADTASGFALDLGGRRRARIRRQVVGDRNRWLVRHVGRMITQAQVDVSIGEVIAAMAVLSLLTFTLSAIWSGFLIVGGLAGGIAAAAPLAWLHWRRRRVERRFETQLLDTIALLSSSVRSGHSLLQALEHVTSEAPEPTRSAIGLVVREIGLGASQEDALERLADRLPSEDLELIVSAVNVHHQIGGSLAKVLDSIAQTIRERVRVAGDIRGLTAQQRYSAYVLSLLPVVAAGALMAFSPDYVSVLFAPGPLRIVMIAAAAMVVVGFLVMNRMARIDV